In the Cylindrospermopsis raciborskii Cr2010 genome, GGAATAGTAGTGGATCCGCGCCAAGACATTGTGATTTCTCCCGTGCTGCAATTTTGATAATTATGTTGACTTTGATAATCTTATGCCAACTTATGGTTGTGGCATAATTTCTTTTAGCAATCTTTTAAGATTGGGACATTGGGATATTAAGAATAACAATCCGTACCCCTCGATTGATAAAATCTTATTAAGGAATATTAGCCAGTCTAAAGCCCATTACACATTCATACTGTTCCGATTGGTGTTCTGTACACTTTTTTACAGCTTGACCACAACGTAACCTACCTTCGTGCCAACGGGGTTGACCGCTATTATCAGCAAGTAAGCAAGATTGACAAACTTGCTCCGGGGCAAAGATCTGATCGTCTGTTAAAATGACTAACATTGCCACACGATAGTAAGATTAAAGAAAAGGAAATTTTTTCGCACCCGTTCCTATTGTATACTATAATTGTAATGTATGAAAAAATCTCAGGGTTGTCGCACCCATCCATAGGTGGTGAGGTTTTGGTAGTACGATTAAGGGGTAATTATAAGGATAATTATTGTGAATAAGACCAACTCAGAAATTCTCAAATCTGTTGACCCTACTATTAGTAATTTAATCAACCAAGAACTACAACGGCAAAGAGATCACTTAGAATTGATTGCTAGTGAAAATTTTACCTCCGCAGCTGTTTTGGCTGCGCAGGGTTCTGTACTAACTAACAAATACGCAGAAGGTTTACCTGGTAAAAGATATTATGGTGGTTGTGAATTTGTTGATGAAATTGAACAGGTAGCTATTGACAGAGCTAAAGAACTATTTGGTGCTGCCCATGCTAACGTGCAGCCTCACTCCGGTGCCCAAGCGAACTTTGCTGTATTCCTCACCTTGTTGCAACCGGGAGACACCATTATGGGCATGGATTTGTCCCATGGTGGACACCTAACCCACGGCTCACCAGTTAATGTTTCTGGTAAATGGTTTAAAGTATGTCACTATGGGGTCAGTAAAGAAACAGAACAGTTAGATTATGACCAAATTCGTGACTTAGTAATTAAAGAACGTCCTAAACTGCTCATTTGTGGTTATTCCGCCTATCCTAGAATTATTGACTTTGAAAAATTCCGTAGCATAGCGGATGAGGTAGGAGCATACTTATTGGCAGATATAGCCCACATAGCAGGTTTGGTTGCCACAGGTCATCATCCCAATCCCCTTCCTTACTGTGATGTAGTCACAACCACAACCCATAAAACTCTGCGGGGTCCCAGGGGAGGTTTGATTTTAACCCGGGATGGAGAACTAGGTAAAAAGCTGGATAAGTCGGTTTTCCCTGGCACTCAAGGTGGCCCTCTAGAACATGTGATTGCTGGTAAGGCGGTGGCCTTTGGAGAAGCATTAAAATCCGAGTTCAAAACCTATTCCGGTCAGGTAATTGCTAATGCTCGTGCCCTG is a window encoding:
- the glyA gene encoding serine hydroxymethyltransferase; protein product: MNKTNSEILKSVDPTISNLINQELQRQRDHLELIASENFTSAAVLAAQGSVLTNKYAEGLPGKRYYGGCEFVDEIEQVAIDRAKELFGAAHANVQPHSGAQANFAVFLTLLQPGDTIMGMDLSHGGHLTHGSPVNVSGKWFKVCHYGVSKETEQLDYDQIRDLVIKERPKLLICGYSAYPRIIDFEKFRSIADEVGAYLLADIAHIAGLVATGHHPNPLPYCDVVTTTTHKTLRGPRGGLILTRDGELGKKLDKSVFPGTQGGPLEHVIAGKAVAFGEALKSEFKTYSGQVIANARALANQLQNRGLKLVSNGTDNHLVLVDLRSIGMTGKKADQLLSGVNITANKNTVPFDSESPFVTSGLRLGSPAMTTRGLNVVDFTEIANIISDRLLDPESQIVGRDCKQRVAALCDRFPLYPHLELPSAALV